In Alloyangia pacifica, the following proteins share a genomic window:
- a CDS encoding thiamine ABC transporter ATP-binding protein has protein sequence MLTLENLRHTEGDYSLSANLSLAPGRRVAIIGPSGAGKSTLLDLIAGFLSPKAGRLLWQGQDITATPPDRRPVAMLFQENNLFPHLSLARNLGLALRPGGGRLPAEEARKLESALERVGLGGLSARKPGALSGGQQSRAALARVLLQARPILALDEPFAALGPALKVQMLDLVQEVASELGALVLLVSHDPQDARRFAEETVLVAEGVAHPPVETQALFDAPPEALRAYLGQ, from the coding sequence ATGCTGACGCTTGAGAATCTGCGCCACACCGAGGGCGACTACAGCCTCTCGGCAAACCTCTCTCTCGCTCCCGGCCGCCGGGTGGCGATCATCGGGCCCTCTGGCGCGGGCAAATCGACTTTGCTCGACCTGATCGCCGGGTTCCTCTCGCCAAAGGCCGGGCGCCTGCTCTGGCAGGGCCAGGACATCACCGCCACCCCGCCCGACCGGCGCCCCGTGGCGATGCTCTTCCAGGAGAACAACCTCTTCCCGCACCTGAGCCTTGCCCGGAACCTTGGTCTCGCCCTGCGCCCCGGCGGCGGGCGGCTGCCGGCGGAGGAGGCGCGTAAGCTCGAGTCGGCGCTGGAGCGCGTGGGCCTCGGCGGCCTCTCGGCACGCAAGCCGGGCGCGCTCTCGGGCGGGCAGCAGAGCCGGGCCGCGCTGGCGCGGGTTCTGCTGCAGGCCCGGCCCATCCTCGCGCTCGACGAGCCCTTTGCCGCGCTGGGACCGGCGCTGAAGGTGCAGATGCTCGATCTGGTGCAGGAGGTGGCCAGTGAGCTCGGCGCGCTGGTGCTGCTGGTAAGCCACGACCCGCAGGACGCTCGGCGCTTTGCCGAGGAGACGGTGCTGGTCGCCGAGGGTGTCGCCCATCCCCCGGTCGAGACGCAGGCGCTGTTCGACGCCCCTCCGGAGGCACTGCGGGCGTACCTGGGGCAGTAG
- a CDS encoding thiamine ABC transporter substrate-binding protein yields the protein MKAISFAAGCLFASTALAQEPVLTVYAGDYVVSEWGPGPKIEEMFEARCGCDLQFKPGDLLPRLLLEGERTEADVVFGLNTDVTKRARESGLFAPHGVDLSPLTLPIDWTDDTFLPYNYGETAFVYDSSRLPEPPTSFDALLDAPDDLKIVIQDPRSSISGLAMALWVQSIYGDGAEDAWRKLAPKILTVTKGWSESYGLFTDGEADMVLSYTTSPAYHIIAEDDHSKKALIFPEGNYFMVELAAKVAISDQPELAQEFMEFLLTPEFQQMIATGNWSFPAALPHDEWPEGFKELELPSKVLFYSEDEAAALRDEAIEAWRRGLSQ from the coding sequence ATGAAGGCCATCAGTTTTGCAGCGGGATGTCTCTTTGCCAGCACGGCGCTGGCGCAGGAGCCCGTTCTGACCGTCTACGCCGGCGACTACGTCGTCTCGGAGTGGGGTCCCGGCCCGAAGATCGAGGAGATGTTCGAGGCGCGCTGCGGCTGCGACCTGCAGTTCAAGCCCGGCGACCTGCTGCCGCGCCTGCTGCTCGAGGGGGAGCGGACCGAGGCCGACGTGGTCTTCGGCCTCAACACCGACGTGACCAAGAGGGCGCGCGAGAGCGGCCTCTTCGCCCCGCATGGCGTGGACCTCTCTCCGCTCACCCTGCCGATCGACTGGACCGACGACACCTTCCTTCCCTACAACTACGGCGAGACGGCCTTTGTCTACGACAGCAGCCGTTTGCCCGAGCCGCCCACGAGCTTCGACGCGCTGCTCGACGCGCCGGACGATCTGAAAATCGTCATCCAGGACCCGCGCAGCTCGATCTCGGGCCTTGCCATGGCGCTCTGGGTGCAATCCATCTACGGCGATGGGGCCGAGGACGCCTGGCGCAAGCTCGCCCCGAAGATCCTGACCGTCACCAAGGGCTGGTCGGAAAGCTACGGGCTCTTCACCGACGGCGAGGCCGACATGGTGCTGAGCTACACCACCTCGCCCGCCTATCACATCATCGCCGAGGACGATCACAGCAAGAAGGCGCTGATCTTCCCCGAGGGCAACTACTTCATGGTCGAGCTGGCCGCGAAAGTGGCCATCAGCGACCAGCCCGAGCTGGCGCAAGAGTTCATGGAGTTCCTCCTGACCCCCGAGTTCCAGCAGATGATCGCCACCGGCAACTGGTCCTTCCCCGCGGCCCTGCCTCATGATGAGTGGCCCGAAGGGTTCAAGGAGCTCGAGCTGCCGAGCAAAGTGCTGTTCTACTCCGAGGACGAGGCCGCCGCGCTGCGCGACGAGGCCATCGAGGCATGGCGTCGCGGCCTCTCGCAATAA
- a CDS encoding alkylphosphonate utilization protein, giving the protein MSDEEWVYDEASGEWKPASDVAAEAVIEVRDAAGTLLADGDQVVLVKDLKVKGAGQTLKQGTVIRSIRLTDNPEEIDCRHDTIKGLVLRTEFVKKR; this is encoded by the coding sequence ATGTCGGACGAGGAATGGGTTTACGACGAGGCAAGCGGCGAGTGGAAGCCCGCCTCGGACGTCGCCGCAGAGGCCGTGATCGAGGTGCGCGACGCGGCAGGGACCCTGCTCGCCGACGGTGACCAGGTCGTGCTGGTCAAGGACCTCAAGGTGAAGGGCGCAGGGCAGACGCTGAAGCAGGGCACGGTGATCCGTTCGATCCGGCTGACCGACAACCCCGAGGAGATCGATTGCCGGCATGACACCATCAAGGGTCTCGTGCTGCGCACCGAGTTCGTCAAGAAGCGCTGA
- a CDS encoding cytochrome c1: MFKKLTLSAVAALGLFTGGAFAAGEGGHVEDFDFSFEGPFGAYDQAQLQRGLQIFTEVCSACHGLKFVPLRTLGDEGGPGLPEDQVRAYAAQNFEVYDDELEDFRPAIPTDHFPENTGVGAPDLSLMAKARAGFHGPYGTGLSQLFNGMGGAEYIASILTGYTGETKVEAGTTFYENHAFSTGWIAMAPPLAGEDVEFADGHSNELHHEAQDVAAFLMWTAEPKMMARKHAGFVGVLFLTLLSVLLYLTNKRIWRPIKHKPE, encoded by the coding sequence ATGTTCAAGAAACTCACCCTTTCCGCCGTCGCGGCCCTGGGTCTCTTCACCGGCGGCGCCTTCGCTGCCGGCGAGGGGGGCCATGTCGAAGACTTCGACTTCTCCTTCGAGGGTCCCTTCGGGGCCTACGACCAGGCGCAGCTTCAGCGCGGCCTGCAGATCTTCACCGAGGTCTGCTCGGCCTGCCACGGTCTGAAGTTCGTGCCGCTGCGCACCCTTGGTGACGAAGGCGGCCCCGGCCTGCCCGAGGACCAGGTGCGTGCCTATGCGGCGCAGAACTTCGAGGTCTACGACGACGAGCTCGAGGATTTCCGGCCGGCGATCCCGACCGACCACTTCCCCGAGAACACCGGCGTCGGCGCGCCCGACCTGTCGCTGATGGCCAAGGCGCGTGCGGGCTTCCATGGCCCCTACGGCACCGGCCTGTCGCAGCTCTTCAACGGTATGGGCGGCGCGGAGTACATCGCCTCGATCCTCACCGGCTACACCGGCGAGACCAAGGTCGAAGCGGGCACCACCTTCTACGAGAACCATGCCTTCTCGACCGGCTGGATCGCCATGGCCCCGCCGCTCGCGGGCGAGGACGTGGAATTTGCCGACGGGCACTCCAACGAGCTGCACCACGAGGCACAGGACGTGGCGGCCTTCCTGATGTGGACCGCCGAGCCGAAGATGATGGCGCGCAAGCACGCGGGCTTCGTCGGGGTTCTGTTCCTGACGCTGCTGTCGGTGCTGCTGTACCTGACCAACAAGCGCATCTGGCGCCCGATCAAGCACAAGCCGGAGTGA
- a CDS encoding glutathione S-transferase, whose protein sequence is MKLLQAGPSPFVRKVLVTLHETGQFDQVEQVMVEASPVTPDPALIAANPVGKIPALVRPDGPTLYDSRVICRFLDARAGGGLYPESRIWDTLVLEATADGIMDAAVLIVYEERFRAREMVSMEWIEGQWGKVARAIDALETRWMSHLAGRRDIGHIAVACALGYLDFRHDARKWRVGRPALTAWYDGFAKRESMVATDPTS, encoded by the coding sequence ATGAAATTGCTGCAGGCCGGACCCTCCCCCTTTGTCCGCAAGGTGCTTGTCACCCTGCACGAGACGGGCCAGTTCGATCAGGTCGAACAGGTGATGGTCGAAGCCTCGCCCGTCACCCCCGATCCGGCGCTGATCGCCGCGAACCCGGTGGGCAAGATCCCGGCGCTCGTCCGTCCGGACGGGCCGACGCTCTACGACAGCCGGGTGATCTGCCGCTTCCTCGACGCGCGCGCCGGCGGCGGGCTCTATCCCGAGAGCCGGATCTGGGACACGCTTGTGCTCGAGGCCACGGCCGACGGGATCATGGATGCCGCCGTGCTGATCGTCTACGAAGAGCGCTTCCGCGCCCGCGAGATGGTCTCGATGGAATGGATCGAGGGCCAATGGGGCAAGGTCGCGCGCGCGATCGACGCGCTCGAGACGCGCTGGATGAGCCATCTCGCCGGGCGCAGGGACATCGGGCATATCGCCGTGGCCTGCGCGCTTGGATACCTCGACTTCCGCCATGACGCGCGCAAGTGGCGGGTTGGACGCCCGGCGCTCACCGCGTGGTACGACGGTTTTGCCAAGCGCGAGTCGATGGTGGCCACCGACCCCACGTCCTGA
- a CDS encoding thiamine/thiamine pyrophosphate ABC transporter permease ThiP — MASRPLAISAALIAAGLVLALVLGPVAAVLARAGGWGTLGPGDWQALRFTLWQSLLSAAFSVALAIPVARALARRRFPGRGLLISLLGAPFILPTIVAVLGLIAVFGQNGLINVTLRALGLKGFSIYGLHGVVLAHVFFNLPLATRLLLQGWLAIPAERFRLAASLGLSPRAMFRTLELPMLLRIAPGAFAVIFVICLSSFAVALTLGGGPRATTVELAIYQAVRFDFDLGRAALLSVIQLGLALAAGLVALRLGTGGGFGAGLDRMVTRWDGRTGLSRVMDAAWIALAALFLLTPLGMVVARGLPGLAQLGTGSWAAAWNSLTVALASTLLCLAWALPLSTRWGEWVGLVGLAVSPLVLGTGLFLIVRPFVNPLSLALPVTTLVNALVALPFALRILRPEAEAVRADYARLAQALGLTPLAWIRLVLLPRLRRPLGFAAGLTAALSIGDLGVIALFPDPERATLPLQVYRLMGSYQMEPAAGAALLLLIFSFGAFWLCDRGGRANADA; from the coding sequence ATGGCGTCGCGGCCTCTCGCAATAAGCGCCGCGCTGATAGCGGCAGGGCTGGTGCTGGCCCTGGTGCTCGGCCCGGTCGCCGCGGTGCTGGCCCGCGCCGGAGGCTGGGGCACGCTCGGCCCCGGCGACTGGCAGGCGCTGCGCTTCACGCTCTGGCAGTCGCTGCTCTCGGCTGCCTTCTCGGTGGCGCTGGCGATTCCGGTCGCCCGCGCGCTGGCCCGGCGGCGCTTCCCGGGACGCGGGCTGCTGATCTCCCTGCTGGGTGCGCCCTTCATTCTGCCGACCATCGTCGCGGTGCTGGGGCTGATCGCGGTCTTCGGCCAGAACGGCCTGATCAACGTCACCCTGCGGGCGCTCGGCCTGAAGGGCTTCAGCATCTACGGGCTGCACGGCGTGGTGCTGGCGCATGTCTTCTTCAACCTGCCGCTCGCGACCCGGCTGCTGCTGCAGGGCTGGCTGGCGATCCCCGCCGAGCGCTTCCGGCTTGCCGCTTCGCTGGGCCTCTCGCCCCGGGCCATGTTCCGCACGCTGGAACTGCCGATGCTGCTGCGCATCGCGCCCGGCGCCTTCGCCGTGATCTTCGTCATCTGCCTGTCGAGCTTTGCCGTGGCGCTGACGCTAGGCGGCGGGCCGCGCGCCACGACGGTGGAGCTGGCAATCTACCAGGCGGTGCGCTTCGATTTCGACCTTGGCCGGGCGGCGCTGCTCTCGGTGATCCAGCTCGGCCTCGCGCTGGCGGCAGGGCTGGTGGCCCTGCGGCTCGGCACCGGCGGCGGCTTCGGGGCGGGGCTCGACCGGATGGTCACCCGCTGGGACGGGCGCACGGGCCTGTCCCGGGTCATGGACGCCGCATGGATCGCCCTCGCCGCGCTTTTCCTGCTGACGCCGCTCGGGATGGTTGTCGCGCGCGGCCTGCCCGGGCTGGCGCAGCTTGGCACGGGTTCATGGGCGGCGGCGTGGAACTCGCTCACCGTGGCGCTTGCCTCGACGCTGCTCTGTTTGGCCTGGGCGCTGCCCCTCTCGACCCGCTGGGGCGAATGGGTGGGGCTCGTCGGCCTCGCGGTCTCGCCGCTGGTGCTGGGCACCGGGCTCTTCCTCATCGTGCGCCCCTTCGTCAACCCGCTGTCGCTGGCGCTGCCGGTCACCACGCTGGTCAACGCGCTCGTCGCCCTGCCCTTCGCCCTGCGCATCCTGCGCCCCGAGGCCGAGGCGGTGCGCGCCGACTACGCGCGGCTCGCGCAGGCTCTCGGGCTGACGCCGCTGGCCTGGATCCGGCTGGTGCTGCTGCCCCGCCTGCGCCGCCCGCTGGGCTTTGCCGCGGGTCTGACCGCGGCGCTGTCGATCGGCGATCTCGGCGTCATCGCGCTTTTTCCCGATCCCGAGCGGGCGACCCTGCCCCTGCAGGTCTACCGGCTGATGGGCTCCTACCAGATGGAGCCAGCGGCGGGGGCGGCGCTGCTCCTGCTGATCTTCAGCTTCGGGGCCTTCTGGCTCTGCGACCGGGGAGGCCGCGCCAATGCTGACGCTTGA
- the aroC gene encoding chorismate synthase — translation MSLNTFGHLFRVTTWGESHGPALGATVDGCPPGVPIDEAALQNWLDLRKPGQNKYTTQRREPDAVKILSGVFEGQTTGTPVQLMIENTDQRSKDYSEIAAKFRPGHADITYFQKYGIRDYRGGGRSSARETAARVAAGGLARAALAELAPGLQITGYMVQMGPQAIDRSRFDWEEIARNPFWCPDAEAAEGWADYLDGLRKSGDSVGAVIEVTARGVPAGLGAPIYGKLDTDLAAAMMSINAVKAVEIGEGMAAATLTGTLNADEITMGPDGPVYSSNHAGGILGGISTGQDVVVRFAVKPTSSILTPRKTVTETGEETEIVTKGRHDPCVGIRAVPVGEAMMACVILDHLLLHRGQIGANRGHIG, via the coding sequence ATGAGCCTCAACACCTTCGGCCATCTCTTCCGCGTGACCACCTGGGGCGAGAGCCACGGACCTGCACTTGGTGCCACGGTGGACGGCTGCCCGCCGGGCGTGCCGATCGACGAGGCGGCGCTGCAGAATTGGCTCGACCTGCGCAAGCCGGGTCAGAACAAGTACACCACCCAGCGGCGCGAGCCCGACGCGGTGAAGATTCTTTCGGGCGTGTTCGAAGGGCAGACCACCGGCACGCCGGTGCAGCTGATGATCGAGAACACCGACCAGCGTTCAAAGGACTATTCCGAGATCGCGGCGAAGTTCCGACCGGGCCATGCCGACATCACCTACTTCCAGAAATACGGCATCCGTGACTATCGCGGCGGTGGCCGCTCCTCGGCGCGCGAGACCGCGGCGCGGGTGGCGGCGGGCGGTCTGGCGCGCGCGGCGCTGGCCGAACTGGCACCGGGGCTGCAGATCACCGGCTACATGGTGCAGATGGGCCCGCAAGCCATCGACCGGTCGCGCTTCGACTGGGAGGAGATCGCCCGCAACCCGTTCTGGTGCCCGGATGCCGAGGCGGCCGAGGGCTGGGCGGACTACCTCGACGGGCTGCGTAAATCCGGGGACAGCGTCGGTGCGGTGATCGAGGTGACGGCGCGCGGCGTGCCGGCCGGGCTGGGTGCGCCGATCTACGGCAAGCTCGACACCGATCTCGCGGCGGCGATGATGTCGATCAACGCGGTGAAGGCGGTCGAAATCGGCGAAGGCATGGCGGCGGCCACGCTGACCGGCACCCTGAACGCCGACGAGATCACCATGGGGCCGGACGGGCCGGTCTACAGCTCGAACCACGCGGGCGGCATTCTTGGCGGGATTTCCACGGGTCAGGACGTGGTGGTGCGCTTCGCGGTGAAGCCGACCTCGTCGATCCTGACCCCGCGCAAGACGGTGACCGAGACCGGCGAGGAAACGGAGATCGTCACCAAGGGGCGGCATGACCCTTGCGTCGGTATCCGCGCGGTGCCGGTGGGCGAGGCAATGATGGCCTGCGTGATCCTTGATCACCTGCTGCTGCATCGCGGCCAGATCGGCGCGAACCGCGGGCATATCGGCTGA
- the pssA gene encoding CDP-diacylglycerol--serine O-phosphatidyltransferase, with amino-acid sequence MNDEQPIEDPKARAAEKVTLIQLLPNVLTVVAICAGLTAIRFGLQGSYELAVQLILLAAVLDGLDGRLARALKSESGMGAELDSLADFLNFGVAPGLLIYNWALEDSRNFGWIAVLVFAVCAVVRLARFNVMRKSEDKAHDNAYFTGVPSPAGALLAMLPMYLSFGLGAGPLFPDLVLAAWLVLSGLAMISRIPTWSFKTTRISRQNVKYVLVGVAFVGAAVLTYAWISLALVCVAYVAAVIIMLPRKRRTS; translated from the coding sequence ATGAATGACGAGCAGCCGATCGAGGATCCGAAGGCCCGCGCCGCCGAGAAGGTGACGCTGATCCAGCTCCTGCCCAACGTGCTGACCGTTGTGGCCATCTGCGCCGGACTGACGGCGATCCGCTTCGGCCTGCAGGGCTCTTATGAGCTGGCGGTGCAGCTGATCCTGCTCGCCGCAGTGCTCGACGGGCTCGACGGCCGCCTTGCCCGCGCGCTGAAGTCCGAGAGCGGCATGGGCGCCGAACTCGACAGCCTCGCGGACTTCCTGAACTTCGGCGTCGCCCCGGGACTGCTGATCTACAACTGGGCGCTCGAGGACAGCCGGAACTTCGGCTGGATCGCGGTGCTGGTCTTCGCCGTCTGCGCGGTGGTGCGTCTTGCCCGCTTCAACGTCATGCGCAAATCCGAGGACAAGGCGCATGACAACGCCTATTTCACCGGCGTGCCGTCGCCTGCGGGCGCTCTGCTGGCGATGCTGCCGATGTACCTCAGCTTCGGGCTCGGGGCAGGGCCGCTGTTCCCGGACCTCGTGCTGGCCGCCTGGCTGGTGCTGTCGGGGCTCGCGATGATCAGCCGCATCCCGACATGGTCGTTCAAGACCACCCGCATCTCGCGGCAGAACGTGAAATACGTGCTGGTCGGGGTCGCCTTTGTCGGTGCCGCCGTACTGACCTACGCCTGGATCAGCCTTGCGCTGGTCTGCGTCGCCTATGTGGCGGCGGTGATCATCATGCTGCCGCGCAAGCGGCGCACGAGTTGA
- the petB gene encoding cytochrome b has translation MAGIPHDHYEPKTGGERWVHKRLPIVGLLYDTIMIPTPKNLNWMWIWGIVLTFCLALQIITGIVLVMHYTPHVDLAFASVEHIMRDVNGGFMLRYLHANGASLFFVAVYAHIFRGLYYGSYKAPREITWIIGMLIYLAMMGTAFMGYVLPWGQMSFWGATVITGLFGAIPFIGEPIQTWLLGGPAVDNATLNRFFSLHYLLPFVIAALVAVHIWAFHTTGNNNPTGVEVRRTSKADAEKDTVPFWPYYVIKDLFALAVILAVFFAIVGFMPNYLGHPDNYIEANPLATPAHIVPEWYFLPFYAILRAFTSEVWVVQIASFLTGGIVDAKFFGVLAMFGAIIAMALAPWLDTSSVRSGKYRPQFKWWFWLLVIDFIALMWLGAMPAEEPYASFSLIGAAYWFGYFFVILPLLGVIEKPLPTPATIEEDFEAHYGTSSDKGATASHPAE, from the coding sequence ATGGCTGGTATTCCGCACGACCACTACGAACCGAAGACAGGCGGCGAGCGCTGGGTGCACAAGCGCCTGCCGATCGTCGGTCTTCTCTATGACACCATCATGATCCCCACGCCCAAGAACCTGAATTGGATGTGGATCTGGGGGATCGTTCTGACTTTCTGCCTCGCGCTGCAGATCATCACCGGCATCGTCCTGGTGATGCATTACACGCCGCATGTCGACCTGGCCTTCGCCTCGGTCGAGCACATCATGCGCGACGTGAACGGCGGCTTCATGCTGCGCTACCTGCACGCCAACGGCGCCTCGCTGTTCTTCGTGGCGGTCTACGCGCATATCTTCCGCGGGCTCTACTACGGCTCGTACAAGGCCCCGCGCGAGATCACCTGGATCATCGGCATGCTGATCTACCTCGCGATGATGGGCACCGCCTTCATGGGCTACGTGCTTCCTTGGGGGCAGATGTCCTTCTGGGGTGCGACGGTGATCACCGGCCTGTTCGGCGCGATTCCCTTCATCGGCGAGCCGATCCAGACCTGGCTCCTCGGCGGGCCGGCCGTGGACAATGCTACGCTGAACCGCTTCTTCTCGCTGCACTACCTGCTGCCCTTCGTGATCGCGGCCCTCGTTGCCGTGCACATCTGGGCCTTCCACACCACGGGCAACAACAACCCCACCGGTGTTGAAGTGCGCCGCACCTCGAAGGCCGACGCCGAGAAGGATACCGTTCCGTTCTGGCCCTACTACGTGATCAAGGATCTCTTCGCCCTGGCGGTGATCTTGGCCGTGTTCTTCGCCATCGTCGGCTTCATGCCGAACTACCTCGGCCACCCCGACAACTACATCGAGGCGAACCCGCTGGCGACGCCGGCGCACATCGTGCCCGAATGGTACTTCCTGCCGTTCTACGCGATCCTGCGCGCCTTTACCTCGGAAGTCTGGGTGGTGCAGATTGCGTCCTTCCTGACCGGCGGCATCGTCGACGCGAAGTTCTTCGGCGTGCTGGCGATGTTCGGCGCGATCATCGCCATGGCGCTGGCGCCCTGGCTCGACACCTCCTCGGTGCGCTCGGGCAAGTACCGTCCGCAGTTCAAGTGGTGGTTCTGGCTGCTGGTGATCGACTTCATCGCGCTGATGTGGCTCGGTGCCATGCCGGCCGAAGAGCCCTACGCCAGCTTCTCGCTGATCGGCGCGGCCTACTGGTTCGGCTACTTCTTCGTCATCCTGCCGCTGCTCGGCGTGATTGAGAAGCCGCTGCCGACCCCCGCGACCATCGAGGAAGACTTCGAGGCGCATTACGGCACGTCCTCGGACAAGGGCGCGACCGCGTCGCACCCGGCCGAGTAA
- a CDS encoding phosphatidylserine decarboxylase, producing MRMRDTFIKPMHPEGRKFVGIFAAITLVLFLIWDPLGWIGVGLTIWCYYFFRDPERVVPQRPGLLVSPADGVVSLIEPAVPPAELGMPDVPMTRVSVFMSVFNCHVNRTPVTGEIVSVAYRPGKFFNASLDKASVDNERNALRIRLEDGREIAVVQIAGLVARRIMWWVKEGDRLNRGDRFGLIRFGSRLDVYLPEGVEPLVAIGQTMVAGESIIANLTPDLGSPLNE from the coding sequence ATGCGGATGCGCGACACCTTCATCAAGCCGATGCACCCCGAGGGGCGCAAGTTCGTCGGCATCTTCGCCGCGATCACCCTGGTGCTGTTCCTGATCTGGGATCCCCTGGGCTGGATCGGCGTCGGCCTGACCATCTGGTGCTACTACTTCTTCCGCGACCCCGAGCGCGTGGTGCCGCAGCGCCCCGGCCTGCTGGTCTCGCCCGCCGACGGCGTGGTCTCGCTGATCGAGCCCGCCGTGCCGCCGGCCGAGTTGGGGATGCCGGACGTCCCGATGACCCGCGTGTCGGTGTTCATGTCGGTGTTCAACTGCCACGTGAACCGCACCCCAGTGACCGGCGAGATCGTTTCGGTCGCCTATCGCCCCGGCAAGTTCTTCAACGCCTCGCTCGACAAGGCTTCGGTGGACAACGAGCGCAACGCGCTGCGCATCCGTCTCGAGGACGGGCGCGAGATCGCCGTGGTGCAGATCGCGGGCCTCGTGGCGCGGCGCATCATGTGGTGGGTCAAGGAGGGCGACCGGCTCAATCGCGGCGATCGCTTCGGCCTGATCCGCTTCGGGTCGCGTCTTGATGTCTACCTGCCCGAGGGGGTGGAGCCTCTGGTCGCCATCGGCCAGACCATGGTCGCGGGCGAGAGCATCATTGCCAACCTGACGCCTGATCTCGGGAGCCCGCTGAATGAATGA
- the petA gene encoding ubiquinol-cytochrome c reductase iron-sulfur subunit, with amino-acid sequence MSQAEDHEGTRRDFLFYATGGAGVVATGAAVWPLVNQMNPSADVRALSTIRVDVSGVETGTQLTVKWLGKPVFIRRRTEAEIEEARAVTMDQLVDTEARNENVAAGADATDQNRTLDEAGEWLVMMGVCTHLGCVPLGNAGDFTAGGVGGWFCPCHGSHYDTAGRIRKGPAPQNLHVPVASFVEETTVLLG; translated from the coding sequence GTGTCACAAGCAGAAGATCACGAAGGCACCCGAAGAGATTTTCTCTTCTACGCCACCGGCGGTGCCGGCGTAGTCGCCACTGGCGCGGCCGTCTGGCCGCTGGTCAACCAGATGAACCCGTCGGCCGACGTCCGGGCCCTGAGCACCATTCGAGTTGACGTGTCCGGAGTGGAGACCGGCACCCAGCTCACGGTGAAATGGCTGGGCAAGCCGGTGTTCATTCGCCGCCGGACCGAAGCGGAAATCGAGGAGGCCCGCGCGGTCACCATGGACCAGCTCGTCGATACCGAGGCCCGGAACGAAAATGTCGCGGCAGGTGCCGACGCCACCGACCAGAACCGCACCCTCGACGAGGCCGGCGAATGGCTGGTGATGATGGGCGTTTGTACGCATCTGGGCTGCGTGCCTCTGGGCAATGCCGGTGACTTCACTGCGGGCGGCGTGGGGGGCTGGTTCTGCCCCTGTCACGGGTCGCACTACGACACCGCAGGCCGCATCCGCAAGGGTCCGGCGCCGCAGAACCTTCACGTTCCCGTGGCTTCCTTCGTGGAAGAAACCACGGTCCTGCTGGGATAA
- a CDS encoding outer membrane protein: MRALILPTALIATGLAAPAFAQDFEASVYTGWQTAPHSRISGDMPGTGDSFDELIGWEGKSFEMPPYWGIRGTWWQSATFGWALEFTHAKVYANEDDRDDAGFETLEFTDGINILTVNAMQRWPEHWGKLTPFVGAGLGIAVPHVEVATTDGSDDTFEYQYTGPAARLLAGVSYPINDTWSVYGEYQFTYSWNEADLDEGGTLETDIKTNALNVGVSMKF, encoded by the coding sequence ATGAGAGCCCTGATTCTGCCAACCGCGCTGATTGCCACCGGGCTTGCCGCCCCCGCCTTCGCGCAGGATTTCGAAGCATCGGTCTACACCGGCTGGCAGACCGCCCCGCACAGCCGCATCTCGGGCGACATGCCCGGCACCGGCGACAGCTTTGACGAGCTGATCGGCTGGGAAGGCAAGTCCTTCGAGATGCCGCCTTACTGGGGTATCCGCGGCACATGGTGGCAGAGCGCCACCTTCGGCTGGGCGCTCGAGTTCACCCACGCCAAGGTCTACGCCAACGAGGACGACCGCGACGATGCCGGTTTCGAGACGCTGGAGTTCACCGACGGGATCAACATCCTGACCGTGAACGCCATGCAGCGCTGGCCCGAGCATTGGGGCAAGCTGACGCCCTTCGTCGGCGCCGGTCTCGGCATCGCGGTGCCGCACGTCGAGGTGGCGACCACCGATGGCTCCGATGACACCTTCGAGTACCAGTACACCGGCCCGGCAGCGCGGCTTCTGGCCGGCGTGAGCTACCCGATCAACGACACCTGGTCGGTCTACGGCGAATACCAGTTCACCTACTCGTGGAACGAGGCCGATCTCGACGAGGGCGGTACGCTGGAAACCGACATCAAGACCAACGCGCTGAACGTCGGCGTCTCGATGAAATTCTGA